The stretch of DNA CCTGCCTACCTCTGGTAAAGGTTTGGCAGGTTTGCAGTGGATCCCACCAACAAACTTGAAATTGGGGAGGAAAGGACGGGGAAAATCAAAGTCCCAGTAGGTTCGGATCAACCAAATCTCTGCCTTGCCCATCAGCTCACAGGCACTGGTGGGCTTCCCTGGCATAATGCAGAACAAACAGATGACAAGTACGAGATGCCAGTTACAATGGGTAATGATAAAGTAGCTGAGAAAActgattttctctctttaaCTATTGACCACAAACAACAAATTGTTGATAGAAGTTATGTCATCAAAAGGCCTAAATTGGACAGTAAAGATGGGAATTGGCATGAATCTCCCAATATGATGTAAGTCACTATACTTATGGTGGTGaatatagatttaaaaaaaaaaatggacaatggAAAACAGCTGAGTCAAGACAATTACCATGTGTACATCAGTCAAATTTACTGCTTTTAACTTTTATTGCAGGTCTACAGTACACGTAAAACCTGGcgagcactgcaaaaaatgtgatgtttttcccTGAGTCATCTTTTCCTAACATGGGTCATATGAGCTTTTATGTTGGTCCCGCCAcaatactttgatttttttttttttttgtggcacatTTTGCACATAGCAATACTCAAGTCTGACTCATCTTTACCttctaaatattaaaataaaaatgttaattttttttttcagggtcaGCATGGTGATATAAAAATagccaagcaaaaaaaaaaaaaaaaaatgtgatttgtaaGTGATTCAGATTGGACAGTAAGCGCCCCCTTTAAAACTTACTGCTAAGCATGACGCTGGTTTGCTCACCTATGAAATCGCTGAAGAATTTATCTGTCTCTTGCCAAACATGATAGGCAAACATGTCCTGAGAGGCGTAGAAAAGGAAGTTCCACAGTCGGTCCATGAAGTCCATCTTGTCGGTCAGTTTGCTCATGGCACCGGGGACGTAGGAGGGCGGGGCGGGGAGTTGACCGCACAGCCTCTCCCAGGTGTGAGCAATGGAGAAGCGCAGCGTGTACACCAGGGGAAGGTCCAGCACCTCCGCCACCAGCTCACTCCCAGGGTAGATGGGGTCGGCCAGCATGAGGTCGAACTTCCCCTCCCTCAGCCTCGCCATGGTGTCAGACCTCACCATGCTGTCCAAGTGCTGCAGAGTGAACTTAACTTCTTTCTTGGCAATTTCCAGGAATTTGATGTGGATTTGGATGTAGCTCAAATAATCCATCTCGTATATGGAGAAGTGTATGAACTCTTCTATGATCTCCTCCCAGACTTCAAGCGGGACGGAGCTGTTGAAGGGCTCGTAGTGGAAGCGGGAAGGCTCGCTGGCGTTCATGAATAAGGACGAGCTTGGAACCAGCACGGTGACCTGGTGTCCCCTGTCGATCAGCGCCTCCAGCACGGGCTTCAGGTTAATCCAGTGGCTGCCCTCAGTGAACCAAACCAAAATGTTGCCACCGTTTCCATTCCCTGCCATAGAAAGcaccagcagcacacacacacacaggcaccgtCCCGGCTTCATGGTGTCTGTATGCCAGGGAAAGTCCTGTTGTGGCTTGAACGTTTCTGAAGAGCGCTAATATACAATAAATTATTAACTCTATAAATCTGATTTCACGTTTGTAGTTGCTCTTTGTGCTTATCATTCCATGAAAGAGTCCCACCCCTTAGTGCTGGAGGGTTAAAGGTAAAGGCTGTAAAATAAACAGCATGAATATCCAAGGTTCAAGgtcaactttattgtccccaagGGGCAATTTGTTCCACAGACAGCagtaaaaaacaatgaaacacagTGTAATACGACAACAATCATACATAAAAAGtcatacataaacacaacaatatataataatataattcaGATAAAATATCTGAATTGTGTGGAGTTGCACCAACACCAAATCTGTCAGTGCTGTAAATATTGCCTTCAGAGCAAAAATAATGCAGTATGGTAGCTCATGAAAggtgcagtaaaataaatgaacgAGTAATGATTTGAGATAAATAAACTTTGATACACTTACATAACCTCAAGATGTTGCGAGTACAAGCTTGAgcacacatttccctgcataCTATTGAGAGGTGTGtttgctggagagagagagagcggcatACTTGTGATCTCTAAGGGTGGGCTCGTGGTTGGTGGAGGTACAGAGAAGTGCTGCAGCTCTGTCATTTCTCGCAACCTCTGTATGCCAAGTTCACACCAGACAACTTGTTGACTTGAATCAGGAATCTAAGTCATTGTGGTTTTTCACAAATGATTTTTCACCAGGAGGAATCCAAAAACTGTTttgtcctgaaaacacacacgcagaggtGGCATGGGAAATCAGTGGGTGTGGGAATGACTTGGGATATGCAGACAAATCAAAACACAGTTCGCGGCCTGCTTGTATTGTTGATCTGCAAGGACGACAAGGTTACACGAGTCAGATAGACAGGCCGGTGCAAGCCCATTTTAgaaacaatcagaatcagaaatactttctTGACCCTAAAAGGACTTAAAAGTCTGCTCTGGCATGAACTGGGAGCCAATGAAGGGAAGCCAGGACAGGCCCTCATCTGATCAGGTTTgtggcagcagcattttggactCAGCTGAAGACTTTTGGCGCTAGAGGCAGGCAGACATTACAGTAGTCGAGGACAtgacaaatgcatgaataataGTCTCTGCATCAGCTAAACTTAGCATGGGCCTAATTTTGGTGACGTTGCGGAGGTGATAAAAAGCAGtcttgttggtgttttttatgTGCGTGACTTGCGAGAGGCTGGGGTCAAAGATGACACCAAAGTGAGAAATGAGGCAGTTGTCAAAGTTTTGGGTAAGATCACTAAAAACATGCTTATGCATAATGGGACCAGCATTTCAGTCTTCCCAGTGTTACACACCAGGAAATTTGAGGGCATCCAAGCTTTAATAGCACACAGACACGCCTCAAGGTTAGCCAATGCAGAGCAGTCATTGTGCTTGATGGGGATAAAAATCTGAGAGCCAGTGTCAGATTTAAGTGACAGATTTGAAAAGATTAAGCATTACTGGTCTGAGAAGTGAAGAAAGCTCTATATAAAGTTTAACAGCTAAGGTCTCAAGGTGACAAGAGGCTGTAAGCGAGTAGTAGCTGTGGAGAGGGCACGTTTATAATCTACCAGGCTGGCATGCCAGGCGTGGTACCAGGCGTGCATTCCATGCCTGTTTCAGCACATGGGTTTCATGATTAAACCAAggagttgagtttttttttttttttttttttttatatctacagtacaggccaaaagtttggacacaccttctcattcaatgcgttttctttattttcatgactatttacattgtagattctcactgaaggaatcaaaactatgaatgaacacatgtggagttatgtacttaacaaaaaaaggtgaaataactgaaaacatgttttatattctagtttcttcaaaatagccaccctttgctctgattactgctttgcacactcttggcattctctcgatgagcttcaagaggtagtcacctgaaatggtgttcacttcacaggtgtgccttatcagggttaattagtggaatttcttgctttatcaatggggttgggaccatcagttgtgttgtgcagaagtcatgttactacacagccggcagccctattggacaactgttaaaattcatattatggcaagaatcaatcagctaactaaagaaaaacgagtggccatcattactttaagaaatgaaggtcagtcagtcaattgcaaaaactttaaatgtgtccccaagtggagttgcaaaaaccaacaagcgctacaacgaaactggcacacatgaggaccgacccaggaaaggaagaccaagagtcacctctgcttctgaggacaagttcatccgagtcaccagcctcagaaatcgcaagttaacagcagctcagatcagagaccagataaatgccacacagagttctagcagcagacccatctctagaacaactgttaagaggagactgcgccaatcaggccttcatggtcaaatagctgctaggaaaccactgctaaggagaggcaacaagcagaagagatttgtttgggccaagaaacacaaggaatggacattagaccagtggaaatctgtgctttggtctgatgagtccaaatttgagatctttggttccaaccgccgtgtctttgtgagacgcagaaaaggtgaacggatggattccacatgcctggttcccactgtgaagcatggaggaggaggtgtgatggtgtgggggtgttttgctggtgacactgttggggatttattcaaaattgaaggcacactgaaccagcatggctaccacagcatcctgcagtgacatgccatcccatccggtttgcgtttagttggacgatcatttatttttcaacaggacaatgaccccaaacacacctccagactgtgtaagggctatttgatcaagaaggagagtgatggagtgctgcggcagatgacctggcctccacagtcaccggacctgaacccaatccagatggtttggggtgagctggactgcagagtgaaggcaaaggggccaacaagtgctaaacacctctgggaactccttcaagactgttggaaaaccatttcaggtgactacctcttgaagctcatcgacagaatgccaagagtgtgcaaagcagtaatcagagcaaagggtggctattttgaagaaactagaatataaaacatgttttcagttatttcacctttttttgttaagtacataactccacatgtgttcattcatagttttgattccttcagttagaatctacaatgtaaatagtcatgaaaataaagaaaacgcattgaacgagaaggtgtgtccaaacttttggcctgtactgtataattAGTGGTGCTACTATATCCAATGCATTTCAGAGCGTCCGACAAGACCCAGGCTGATCAGTGAAAGAGGTGAGGGCAGTAGGAAGCAGGGCAGTGAGTGCAGCAGCTGTAGAGGCATTACTGCGACGACGGCTATGAGTCAAGacaagagatggagagagaccgAGATAGAGATATGATAATACTGGGTTCAGGGATGACAGCAGAGGAACCACGCGTCCTGCGCTCCCGTAGAAATGCATTGTCGATGCATTGATGAGAGTCCCGGCCTGCATCTTTGAACAGTTCACACGCAGCGCTGCAGCACTGATTTTTTGCGAATGCCGAGCCGATTTGCCTCTGATCCGGGGCTTCCGTCGGCGAGCTCCAAAAACCATCGGCGAGCGGAAAATCAGGGCTAAAATCGTGTGGCGTGAACTAGGCATTACACATTTACTTATGATTCAAAGTGCAAATACATTTAGCTTGGAATGCACATCTCAAAAGCACCAGTACCCTTATAAATTTTTCCCAGTTCTGCTTTTCAGAGAAGTGTCTACCAACAGAATGAGGCAGCTGATTTCAGCAAGGGACCGGGGCCACAGGGGTCAACGCTGTGTGAATACTCGGGGTCTATCAGCCTTTAGGAGCCAGTGGTATTGTGGCTGTGTCGTTCCTGGGTGTCACCTCCGACGGCAGGGACGTCTAAATCTTAGTCTTGGCACTTTGGCCCCCTCATTAACATTGTAGATTCCTTTTGACATCGGACTCAGGAGCGTCTGGAAAAACAATAAGCATTTGAATACTGAATTCAATGCCCTGTCGAGGGAGTCAGTCGCCATTCATGCGACGTTAACCATGCACGGTGTCCAAAGACCTCCCCCGGTGGTGCACGAAATGTGAGAGACAGGATGTAAACAAACTTTTGTTGTACACTGAGAGCTGATGAGTGAAACGAGTGTGTGCCGGTTGCATACAGCAATGCAGAATCTTTGCATAAGCCTTAAAGATGCCCAAGAATATAGAGTACGATCTGACTTTCTGAGGAATTCAgcctttctcttctttctctctctctctctctctctctctattcccaGAGCTGATCTTTCTCGTCGgtgcttcctctccctcttccctcttccttcctcctctctcttgctctttctccaCCACAGGGTAAGGGTTACAGCGTGTTGCTTTTTGAAGTAGATATTTGCATAATCAGATTAAAATACGGGATTGTCAGTGGGCTCCCCCATCAGAAAGTGCtccagaggagagagggtgCTGTCCAGCCCAACAATAGAGgactcccctcctctcccacccGTCCGACCGGCCTGCACCTGCATCCCACCCACCCAGGCTGCAGGTCGGCTCCGACAGTCTACGCACGGAGGGAATGACTGCGGCGATGGAGGgcgcagagagggagagaaaacacgAAGGAGGGGTTGGAGTGCAGGACGGGAGTGGGAGGGCAGGGGTTGAgctgaaatatttaaacatgCAGAGTGTGAATTGGCTTTAAGGGGATAAAGAGCTCAGGGCCTATCGGTTGGCACCCAGCTCCAGAAATTCTTTTTCATGGGCGCCTCAGCCGGGAAAACGAGGGGCTGCCTGCACTGATCTGGCCCATTGTGATAACAGATTCAGACAGTGTGCTAGACGCTGATAAGGAAATGTGCTCTCAATAGACGATTACCCACGTACTTGGGAGAGAATAGTCAATCAGGCAAATATACTTGGCTGAGGAGATGAGAAGCGTACagatttgttgttattttgaatGCAGAGTTTCATAATCCTGCTGGAAGTTGAGGTCAAAGTAATGCTCGCACTGTGATTGGGTGGTTTCTGTAAATAAGGTGTATCAGCAAAATGACAAACGGGCGACGATGCATTTCACAGCTTGACAAGATGCTTGCCAAAGCTGTCACATGCCACCATATCCAATTTCAAATGTCAATTATTTGAACATTAGCAAGCCCAAATTACACTGACACGTTCACTCAAATACAAGC from Myripristis murdjan chromosome 9, fMyrMur1.1, whole genome shotgun sequence encodes:
- the LOC115365261 gene encoding UDP-glucuronosyltransferase 2C1; the protein is MKPGRCLCVCVLLVLSMAGNGNGGNILVWFTEGSHWINLKPVLEALIDRGHQVTVLVPSSSLFMNASEPSRFHYEPFNSSVPLEVWEEIIEEFIHFSIYEMDYLSYIQIHIKFLEIAKKEVKFTLQHLDSMVRSDTMARLREGKFDLMLADPIYPGSELVAEVLDLPLVYTLRFSIAHTWERLCGQLPAPPSYVPGAMSKLTDKMDFMDRLWNFLFYASQDMFAYHVWQETDKFFSDFIGKPTSACELMGKAEIWLIRTYWDFDFPRPFLPNFKFVGGIHCKPAKPLPEDLEEFVQSSGDAGIVVFTLGTMVTNMTAERRDMIASALAQIPQKVLWRYSGEKPKTLGANTKLYDWIPQNDLLGHPKTRAFITHGGTNGIYEAIYHGVPMVGIPMFADQPDNMVHMKAKGAALIMEFNFMETEDLVKALKAVINEPSYKENAMRLSRIHHDRPIKPLDEAVFWVEFTMRNKGAKHLRVQTHELTWYQYHSLDVFAFLLAVTLFITVLFIKTCSFCIRRCCCRKGKTKTKAE